From a single Brassica rapa cultivar Chiifu-401-42 chromosome A01, CAAS_Brap_v3.01, whole genome shotgun sequence genomic region:
- the LOC117132485 gene encoding uncharacterized protein LOC117132485 has translation MLDDVNPYVKQFRSARERFGSSGAAKFHMRIVNNREKDGRTYDTPTASEVAGLIPGDFNLEMDKRDIVLQEKQTGWLKRISEIHPSYLALQCPPIFTYGEDGFRLGIKKRATPATEKLKRDHISMRQWFCYRLFERDGECQTLLHSKRLFQQFLVDAFTTIETNRLSYLRQNQVCLRSDGYDSIKQAENQGRTDMSQQGNRFILPASFTGGPRYMKNNYLDAMAICRHFGFPDLFITFTCNPKWPEITRYLSERKLKSEDRPEIACRIFKMKLDSLMEDLTDNEILEKTVACKFFLHQSCFILTLLSNILKILFILLCSYVYC, from the coding sequence ATGCTGGACGATGTTAATCCCTATGTGAAGCAATTTCGGTCTGCAAGGGAACGTTTTGGAAGTTCAGGAGCTGCAAAGTTCCATATGAGGATTGTGAACAATCGTGAAAAAGATGGAAGGACATATGATACTCCAACTGCGTCAGAGGTAGCTGGTTTGATCCCTGGTGACTTTAATTTAGAGATGGACAAGCGTGATATTGTTTTGCAAGAGAAACAAACAGGTTGGCTTAAGAGAATAAGTGAGATACATCCGTCTTATCTCGCACTTCAGTGTCCGCCCATTTTTACTTATGGCGAAGATGGTTTCAGACTGGGAATAAAAAAGAGAGCCACACCAGCTACAGAGAAGCTAAAGAGGGATCACATTAGTATGAGACAGTGGTTTTGCTATCGACTGTTTGAAAGAGATGGAGAGTGTCAAACGCTGCTGCATTCAAAAAGATTGTTCCAGCAATTTTTGGTTGATGCATTCACTACCATTGAGACTAACAGATTAAGTTATTTGAGGCAAAATCAAGTATGTTTGAGGTCTGACGGCTATGACTCAATCAAGCAGGCTGAGAACCAAGGCAGAACAGATATGAGTCAACAAGGAAACCGATTTATTCTGCCAGCTTCCTTTACCGGAGGACCAAGGTACATGAAAAATAACTATCTGGATGCAATGGCCATTTGTAGACATTTTGGTTTTCCAGATCTTTTCATCACATTTACATGCAATCCAAAATGGCCGGAGATTACTAGATATTTGTCTGAACGGAAATTGAAGTCAGAGGATAGACCAGAAATTGCTTGCCGAATATTCAAAATGAAGTTAGATTCTCTAATGGAGGATTTAACCGATAATGAGATCTTGGAAAAAACTGTTGcatgtaagttttttttacaTCAATCATGTTTCATTTTAACACTTTTAAGTAATATACTGAagattttatttatcttattatgCAGCTATGTATACTGTTGA
- the LOC108871281 gene encoding ATP-dependent DNA helicase PIF1-like codes for MRLLSTDMTTEELRELELFSQWILDVGDGLAGEPNDGDALITIPDEFLIKDSDDPIASISKEIYGDATTLQQNKDPKFFQERAILCPTNEDVNQINQHMLDELEEIVVCIAGDERIYLSSDSIDPSDTGSFNDQALTPEFLNTIKASGLPNHNLRLKIGCPVMLLRNIDHDGGLMNGTRLQIIDMYEFCVKARVITGTQVGKIILLPRLSITPSDKKLPFKMRRRQLPIAVAFAITINKSQGQSLSEVGIFLPRPVFSHGQLYVAISRVTSKNGLKILIVDEDGKPQKQTKNIVFKEIFQNL; via the exons ATGAGGCTGCTATCCACTGATATGACTACCGAAGAgttaagagaattggaactgtTTTCTCAATGGATTTTGGATGTGGGAGATGGATTAGCTGGTGAACCTAACGATGGTGATGCACTAATCACTATTCCAGATGAGTTTCTTATTAAAGATTCAGATGATCCAATAGCATCAATAAGCAAAGAAATATATGGAGATGCAACAACTCTACAACAGAACAAAGACCCCAAATTTTTTCAAGAAAGAGCTATTTTATGCCCTACAAATGAGGATGTGAACCAGATCAACCAGCATATGTTAGACGAACTTGAAG AAATTGTTGTCTGTATTGCAGGAGATGAAAGAATTTATTTAAGCTCGGACAGCATTGATCCATCTGATACAGGATCTTTTAATGATCAGGCTCTCACTCCAGAATTTCTCAACACTATCAAAGCATCAGGTTTACCAAATCATAATCTCCGGTTGAAGATTGGATGCCCTGTGATGTTGTTGAGAAATATTGATCATGATGGAGGACTGATGAATGGGACAAGGTTGCAGATTATAGATATGTATGAATTTTGTGTGAAGGCCAGAGTTATTACAGGAACTCAAGTTGGGAAAATTATACTGCTTCCTAGATTGTCTATTACACCTTCAGACAAGAAGTTGCCATTCAAGATGAGAAGAAGGCAACTGCCAATTGCTGTGGCCTTTGCTATTACCATTAATAAAAGTCAAGGACAGTCTCTCTCAGAAGTTGGAATATTTCTACCTAGACCAGTTTTTTCTCACGGGCAACTCTATGTTGCTATATCGAGAGTCACATCCAAAAACGGTTTGAAAATCTTGATTGTTGACGAGGATGGAAAGCCTCagaaacaaaccaaaaatattgtttttaaagAGATTTTCCAAAATCTCTAA
- the LOC103874170 gene encoding anaphase-promoting complex subunit 8 isoform X1: MVSKESCRNEIRAAIRQLSDRCLYSAAKWAGEQLVGIEQDPSNFTPSNTRFQRGSSSIRRRFSTISTPQPSAGFSQPPATPLPQEEDEVIDGDLYLLAKSYFDCREYRRASHVLRDQMSNKSLFLRCYALYLAGEKRKEEEMIELEGPLGKSDAINRELVSLERELSALKRTGAIDSFGLYLYGVVLKEKGNESLARASLVESVNSYPWNWSAWSELQSLCTSIEILNSLNLNSHWMKEFFLGSAYQELRMHGESLAKYEYLQGIFSFSNYIQAQTAKAQYSLREFDQVEIMFEDLLRNDPYRVEDMDLYSNVLYAKEACAALSFLAHKVFLTDKYRPESCCIVGNYYSLKGQHEKAVMYFRRALKLNKKYLSAWTLMGHEYVEMKNTSAAVDAYRRAVDVNPCDYRAWYGLGQAYEMMGMPFYALHYFRKSIFFLPNDSRLWIAMAKCYQSEQLHMLEEAIKCYKRAVNCGDTEGIALNQLAKLHQKLGRNEEAAFYFEKDLERMDAEGLEGPNMFEALVFLATHLKTNKKFDEAEVYCTRLLDYSGPEKEKAKSLLRGIRMAQTDFPSMDMEHFPL; the protein is encoded by the exons ATGGTCTCGAAAGAGAGTTGTCGCAACGAGATCCGTGCGGCTATTCGACAGCTTAGTGACCGTTGCCTATACTCCGCCGCTAAATG GGCAGGAGAGCAGCTCGTGGGGATAGAGCAAGACCCATCTAACTTTACACCTTCCAATACGAGGTTCCAGCGAGGAAGCTCTAGCATCCGGAGAAGGTTCAGCACCATTTCAACCCCACAACCTTCCGCTGGCTTCTCTCAACCACCAGCTACTCCTCTACCCCAAGAAGAAGACGAGGTGATTGATGGTGACCTTTACCTTTTAGCCAAGTCCTACTTCGATTGTCGAGAGTACAGGCGTGCTTCACATGTCCTTCGTGATCAGATGAGCAACAAGTCTCTTTTCTTGCGTTGCTATGCCCTTTATCTG GCTGGAGAAAAACGGAAAGAGGAAGAAATGATAGAGCTTGAAGGCCCCTTGGGTAAGAGTGATGCCATAAACCGTGAGCTGGTATCTTTGGAGAGGGAACTGTCAGCCCTGAAGAGGACTGGAGCGATTGATTCTTTTGGATTATACTTGTATGGTGTGGTTCTTAAAGAAAAAGGGAATGAAAGTCTTGCCCGTGCCAGCCTCGTGGAGTCTGTGAACAGCTATCCATGGAACTGGAGTGCCTGGTCTGAGCTTCAGTCTCTGTGTACGTCGATCGAGATCTTGAACAGCCTTAATCTGAACAGTCACTGGATGAAGGAGTTTTTTCTAGGCAGTGCTTATCAAGAACTCAGAATGCACGGTGAGTCCTTGGCCAAGTACGAATACCTGCAAGGCATTTTCAGTTTCAGCAATTACATCCAAGCTCAAACTGCAAAAGCTCAGTATAGCCTTAGGGAGTTTGACCAGGTTGAAATCATGTTCGAAGACCTTCTGAGAAACGACCCCTATCGTGTGGAAGATATGGACTTGTATTCCAATGTTCTGTATGCAAAAGAGGCATGCGCTGCACTGAGTTTCCTTGCACACAAGGTGTTTTTGACTGATAAATACAGACCTGAGTCTTGCTGCATCGTTGGCAATTACTACAGTTTAAAGGGGCAGCATGAGAAAGCAGTAATGTACTTCCGGAGAGCTTTGAAGCTGAACAAGAAGTACTTGTCTGCGTGGACTCTTATGGGCCATGAATACGTTGAGATGAAGAACACTTCTGCTGCCGTTGATGCATATCGAAGAGCCGTTGATGTAAACCCTTGTGATTACCGAGCTTGGTATGGGTTAGGACAAGCGTACGAGATGATGGGGATGCCTTTCTATGCGCTCCACTATTTCCGCAAATCCATATTCTTTCTTCCGAACGATTCTAGGCTGTGGATAGCGATGGCTAAATGTTATCAAAGCGAACAGCTTCACATGCTAGAAGAAGCCATCAAGTGTTACAAAAGAGCTGTGAACTGTGGTGACACGGAAGGAATAGCTCTTAACCAGCTGGCGAAGCTTCACCAGAAGCTTGGACGTAATGAAGAAGCTGCATTTTACTTCGAGAAGGATTTAGAGAGAATGGATGCTGAGGGATTAGAAGGACCTAACATGTTTGAGGCTTTGGTTTTCCTTGCTACACATTTGAAGACCAACAAGAAGTTTGACGAAGCAGAAGTGTATTGCACTCGTCTTCTCGATTACAGTGGCCCT GAGAAAGAAAAGGCAAAGAGCTTACTGAGAGGGATCAGAATGGCGCAAACAGATTTTCCTTCGATGGATATGGAGCATTTTCCTCTTTAG
- the LOC103874170 gene encoding anaphase-promoting complex subunit 8 isoform X2, translated as MRCRAGEQLVGIEQDPSNFTPSNTRFQRGSSSIRRRFSTISTPQPSAGFSQPPATPLPQEEDEVIDGDLYLLAKSYFDCREYRRASHVLRDQMSNKSLFLRCYALYLAGEKRKEEEMIELEGPLGKSDAINRELVSLERELSALKRTGAIDSFGLYLYGVVLKEKGNESLARASLVESVNSYPWNWSAWSELQSLCTSIEILNSLNLNSHWMKEFFLGSAYQELRMHGESLAKYEYLQGIFSFSNYIQAQTAKAQYSLREFDQVEIMFEDLLRNDPYRVEDMDLYSNVLYAKEACAALSFLAHKVFLTDKYRPESCCIVGNYYSLKGQHEKAVMYFRRALKLNKKYLSAWTLMGHEYVEMKNTSAAVDAYRRAVDVNPCDYRAWYGLGQAYEMMGMPFYALHYFRKSIFFLPNDSRLWIAMAKCYQSEQLHMLEEAIKCYKRAVNCGDTEGIALNQLAKLHQKLGRNEEAAFYFEKDLERMDAEGLEGPNMFEALVFLATHLKTNKKFDEAEVYCTRLLDYSGPEKEKAKSLLRGIRMAQTDFPSMDMEHFPL; from the exons ATG CGTTGCAGGGCAGGAGAGCAGCTCGTGGGGATAGAGCAAGACCCATCTAACTTTACACCTTCCAATACGAGGTTCCAGCGAGGAAGCTCTAGCATCCGGAGAAGGTTCAGCACCATTTCAACCCCACAACCTTCCGCTGGCTTCTCTCAACCACCAGCTACTCCTCTACCCCAAGAAGAAGACGAGGTGATTGATGGTGACCTTTACCTTTTAGCCAAGTCCTACTTCGATTGTCGAGAGTACAGGCGTGCTTCACATGTCCTTCGTGATCAGATGAGCAACAAGTCTCTTTTCTTGCGTTGCTATGCCCTTTATCTG GCTGGAGAAAAACGGAAAGAGGAAGAAATGATAGAGCTTGAAGGCCCCTTGGGTAAGAGTGATGCCATAAACCGTGAGCTGGTATCTTTGGAGAGGGAACTGTCAGCCCTGAAGAGGACTGGAGCGATTGATTCTTTTGGATTATACTTGTATGGTGTGGTTCTTAAAGAAAAAGGGAATGAAAGTCTTGCCCGTGCCAGCCTCGTGGAGTCTGTGAACAGCTATCCATGGAACTGGAGTGCCTGGTCTGAGCTTCAGTCTCTGTGTACGTCGATCGAGATCTTGAACAGCCTTAATCTGAACAGTCACTGGATGAAGGAGTTTTTTCTAGGCAGTGCTTATCAAGAACTCAGAATGCACGGTGAGTCCTTGGCCAAGTACGAATACCTGCAAGGCATTTTCAGTTTCAGCAATTACATCCAAGCTCAAACTGCAAAAGCTCAGTATAGCCTTAGGGAGTTTGACCAGGTTGAAATCATGTTCGAAGACCTTCTGAGAAACGACCCCTATCGTGTGGAAGATATGGACTTGTATTCCAATGTTCTGTATGCAAAAGAGGCATGCGCTGCACTGAGTTTCCTTGCACACAAGGTGTTTTTGACTGATAAATACAGACCTGAGTCTTGCTGCATCGTTGGCAATTACTACAGTTTAAAGGGGCAGCATGAGAAAGCAGTAATGTACTTCCGGAGAGCTTTGAAGCTGAACAAGAAGTACTTGTCTGCGTGGACTCTTATGGGCCATGAATACGTTGAGATGAAGAACACTTCTGCTGCCGTTGATGCATATCGAAGAGCCGTTGATGTAAACCCTTGTGATTACCGAGCTTGGTATGGGTTAGGACAAGCGTACGAGATGATGGGGATGCCTTTCTATGCGCTCCACTATTTCCGCAAATCCATATTCTTTCTTCCGAACGATTCTAGGCTGTGGATAGCGATGGCTAAATGTTATCAAAGCGAACAGCTTCACATGCTAGAAGAAGCCATCAAGTGTTACAAAAGAGCTGTGAACTGTGGTGACACGGAAGGAATAGCTCTTAACCAGCTGGCGAAGCTTCACCAGAAGCTTGGACGTAATGAAGAAGCTGCATTTTACTTCGAGAAGGATTTAGAGAGAATGGATGCTGAGGGATTAGAAGGACCTAACATGTTTGAGGCTTTGGTTTTCCTTGCTACACATTTGAAGACCAACAAGAAGTTTGACGAAGCAGAAGTGTATTGCACTCGTCTTCTCGATTACAGTGGCCCT GAGAAAGAAAAGGCAAAGAGCTTACTGAGAGGGATCAGAATGGCGCAAACAGATTTTCCTTCGATGGATATGGAGCATTTTCCTCTTTAG